Proteins found in one Balearica regulorum gibbericeps isolate bBalReg1 chromosome 17, bBalReg1.pri, whole genome shotgun sequence genomic segment:
- the LOC104641864 gene encoding dynein light chain 2, cytoplasmic, with amino-acid sequence MGDQTAMIKDMDMSEEVQQDAVECAILAIEKYNVEREIAALIKREFEKKYSPTWRCSVGRKFGSCVSHETKHVTFFPMRGVNMFV; translated from the exons ATGGGTGATCAGACAGCCATGATAAAGGATATGGACATGTCCGAAGAGGTGCAGCAAGATGCTGTGGAGTGTGCCATTTTGGCAATAGAGAAATATAATGTTGAAAGAGAAATTGCAGCCCTTATAAAGAGG GAGTTTGAGAAGAAATACAGTCCCACTTGGCGCTGCAGTGTAGGAAGGAAATTTGGCAGCTGTGTGTCTCATGAGACCAAGCACGTCACCTTCTTCCCCATGCGTGGAGtaaatatgtttgtttaa
- the LOC104642699 gene encoding dynein light chain 1, cytoplasmic-like — protein sequence MSDRKAVIKNADMSEEMQQDAVECATQALEKYNIEKDIAAHIKKEFDKKYNPTWHCIVGRNFGSYVTHETKHFIYFYLGQVAILLFKSG from the exons ATGAGTGATCGAAAGGCAGTGATCAAGAATGCGGACATGTCCGAAGAGATGCAGCAAGACGCTGTGGAGTGTGCTACTCAGGCCTTAGAGAAGTACAACATTGAGAAGGACATTGCTGCTCACATCAAGAAG GAGTTTGACAAGAAATACAATCCCACTTGGCACTGCATCGTGGGAAGGAACTTTGGCAGCTACGTGACTCATGAGACCAAGCACTTCATCTACTTCTACCTCGGCCAAGTTGCTATTCTCCTCTTCAAGTCTGGTTAG